Genomic window (Roseivirga sp. 4D4):
GGAAGGGTCTTAAAAGACAAAGGAGACAAGTTTAAGCAAATCAACAAGTTTGTTGAGGTGATAGAAAGTCTCTTGAAAAACCATGAATTGGCCTCAAGCAAAAAATCTATTCGTGTTGTAGACATGGGCTCAGGCAAGGGCTATTTGACTTTTGCCTTATATGACTACCTCGCGAACCAACTGAAATTGGATGCTTCCGTAGCGGGTGTTGAAGTTCGTCAAGACCTAATTGATAAATGTAATGGAATCGCTAAGTCAGTAGGCTTTGAACAACTCAACTTTGAACTGGGCTATATAGGTGACTACGCATTAGACAGCACCGATATGCTGATCGCCCTCCACGCTTGCGATACCGCCACTGACGATGCTATTGCTAAAGGCATGGCGGCCAATGCGGAGCTAATCATTTGTGCACCATGCTGTCATAAACAGGTGCGAAAGTCAATGACCGACAGTCAAGGACTAGATAGCCTCCTCCAACATGGAATTCTCAAAGAAAGACAGGCCGAAATTGTTACAGACGCGATTCGTGCCTTACTGATGGAATCTAAGGGATATAAGACCAAAGTCTTTGAGTTCATTTCTACGGAGCACACGGGTAAGAATTTGATGATTGTGGGTCAAAAGAGGAAGAAAACTGCCAATCCTCAACAATACTTAGACGAAGTTGAAAAGCTTAAGCAGCAATTTGGCATCAAGGAGCATTATCTTGAAAGCCTCCTCTAGCAAAAGGCCTATCCACCCAGAAGTTGCTAGTTTACTTTCTTGTAAGCGCTAACAGTTTCTTGTTCAACCAAAAAAAGGTACCTCTTGAAAAAGAAGTAGTAAAAACGAAATTCTTCATCCCACAGGGCAGTATAATTTTTCTCAGTGAAATAATCACACCCTTTCGGAGAAAGCTGGCACTTGGTCTTCGTGACTTCACCAGTCTTAAAATTGACTTTACTGACTGTTTTCCCTTTACTATTCTTGATATAGATTATATCAGATTCAGATTCAGAAAAGTAGGATTCCACTGAAGTAGTATGGCCCTTTGTTTTAAACATACTGATCCTCTCTAAGCTACTCAGTTTAAAGACTGTAAATGTTGTTGGCTTAAATCCATATCCTATTAAAACAACGTCTCGCTCATCATCGGCAAAAAAATAGAAGGGTATATCCTTACCCGGATAGTCTCTATCTACAACACCAATTTGTTCATAATCCTTATCTATTATTTGCCCATGACACAGGGAGCATACAAAAAGAAATAAGATCGAAAGAAACGTTGAATTCGACATACAGCGATCAAAACCTGTATTTACATATTACGCCTATACTGACCACCCACTTCAAAGAGTGCGCTAGTAATCTGTCCTAAAGAACAGTACTTACAAGCTTCCATCAGTTCTTCGAAGAGGTTTTCATTTTGGATTGCCGCGGTCTGAAGCCGCTTGATGATTTCTTCAGTCCTTGACGCGTTACCTTCATGAAGCTGGTTCAGCATCGTGATCTGATATTCTTTCTCTTCCTCCGTAGCACGAATCACTTCTTTTGGCAATACCGTTGGCGAGCCTTTTGAACTCAGGAAGGTGTTCACACCGATGATTGGGAATTCACCCGTATGCTTCAGGGTCTCATAGTAAAGCGACTCTTCCTGAATTTTGCTACGCTGGTACATGGTCTCCATGGCACCAAGCACACCACCTCTCTCGGTAATGCGATCAAATTCTACCAATACTGCCTCCTCTACAAGATCAGTCAACTCTTCGGTAATGAATGAACCCTGCATCGGATTCTCATTTTTAGCAAGTCCTAGCTCCTTGTTGATGATCAATTGAATCGCCATGGCTCTACGCACAGATTCTTCTGTAGGGGTAGTGATGGCTTCATCATAGGCGTTGGTATGCAATGAGTTACAGTTATCATAAATCGCATACAAGGCTTGAAGTGTAGTTCTGATATCGTTGAAATCAATTTCCTGGGCGTGAAGCGATCGGCCAGACGTCTGGATATGATATTTCAACATTTGAGCTCTTGGATTAGCCCCATATTTATGCTTTAGGGCTTTAGCCCAAATCCTTCTTGCCACGCGACCGATCACTGCGTATTCAGGATCGATACCGTTTGAGAAGAAGAAAGATAAGTTTGGTCCGAAGGCATTGATGTCCATTCCACGACTGAGGTAGTACTCAACATACGTAAAGCCATTGGCCAATGTAAAGGCCAACTGTGTAATTGGGTTAGCACCGGCCTCGGCAATATGATAGCCTGAAATAGAAACAGAATAGAAATTTCTTACCGATTGCTCAATAAAGTACTGCTGCACATCACCCATCAATCTCAAGGCAAACTCAGTAGAGAAAATACAAGTGTTTTGGGCTTGATCTTCTTTTAAAATATCAGCCTGAACAGTTCCTCTGACTACCGAAAGGGTTTTGGCCTTGATAGGCTCATAGACCTCTGCGGGAAGTACCTGATCTCCAGTAACACCCAAAAGCATCAAACCTAGACCATTGTTTCCTTCAGGAAGCTCCCCCTGATATTGAGGTCTGGCAACGCCTTTGTCCTCATAGATTTTTTTGATCTTGGCCTCAACTTCTTTCTCAAGACCGTTTTCCTTGATATAAACCTCACACTGCTGATCAATGGCGGCATTCATAAAGAAACCGAGCAGCATTGGCGCAGGACCATTGATGGTCATGGAAACCGAAGTGGTAGGATTTGAAAGGTCAAAGCCTGAGTAGAGTTTCTTAGCATCGTCCAAGCAGCAAATACTTACCCCTGCATTACCGATCTTGCCGTAAATGTCAGGTCGGTGATCCGGGTCATTTCCATAAAGTGTAACAGAGTCAAAAGCGGTGGAAAGCCTGGCAGCAGGCATGCCCAAACTCACATAGTGGAAACGCCTGTTCGTACGCTCTGGTCCACCTTCACCGGCAAACATTCTGGTAGGATCTTCTCCCTCTCTTTTGAAAGGATAAATACCAGCGGTATATGGGAATTCACCCGGAACATTTTCTTGCAAAGACCATCGCAATACATCACCCCAGCTTCTAAACTTTGGTAGTGAGACTTTCGGGATTTGCGTATGCGAGAGTGACTCAGAATGTGTCTGAATCTTGATCTCTTTGTCCCGAACTTTAAAGCTATAGACTGGGTCAGTATATTTCTTTTTCTTCTCTTCCCATTGCTCAATCAGCTGCCAATTGTGTGGATCGAAGTCGAGCTTAATTTTTTCGAAAGACTCCTGAAGCCCTTTGATCAAACGATCTTTGTCTTCAATCTCAGAGTTCTCTAGCGTCTCGATTGACTTATGAAGACCATATAGCTTATCTGCAATGTCTGCCTGAGAAAGTGCCTTACTATCATACGCGCGATTATTCTCAGAAATCTCTGACAGGTATCGAGTTCTTTTCGGTGGAATCACAAATATCTTTTCAGACATCTCATTCGTGATCTCGAAAGTAGAATTCAATTCCGTACCCGTACGCTCCACAACCTTGTCCATGATCACTTTATACAGCGAGTTCATGCCAGGGTCATTGAATTGAGAGGCTATAGTGCCAAACACAGGCATCTCATCTACATTGACGGTCCATAGCCCGTGGTTACGTTGGTACTGTTTCTTCACATCACGAAGGGCATCAAGTGCTCCACGTTTGTCAAATTTGTTCAAGGCAATTACATCAGCAAAATCGAGCATATCGATTTTCTCTAACTGGGTAGCGGCACCGTACTCTGGTGTCATCACATAAAGAGAAACATCTGAATGATCCAGAATTTCAGTATCGGATTGACCAATCCCTGAAGTCTCAAGAATGATCAAATCATACTGCGCTGCCTTCAATACCTGAACGGCTTCTCTGACATGCTTTGAAAGGGCCAGGTTAGACTGACGAGTAGCTAATGAGCGCATGTAAACACGTTCATTGTTAATTGAATTCATTCGAATTCTATCTCCTAATAGGGCCCCGCCTGTTTTTCTCTTCGAGGGATCGACCGAAACGATCGCAATGTTTTTGTCTTTAAAGTCGATCAAGAATCTTCTGACCAATTCATCCACCAAAGAAGACTTACCAGCGCCACCCGTACCTGTTATACCTAAAACAGGAGCTTCTACTTTGGTAGCCATTTCGTGCACCTGATCAAGGTGCGCCTTTGAAGCTTCAGGGAAATTTTCCGCAGCTGATATTACCCTGGCGATTGACTTCACATCCTTTTCTGCGATATGATTTACTTCGCCATTCAGGTTTTCGCCTGTAGCAAAGTCACATCGCTCTACCATATCATT
Coding sequences:
- a CDS encoding class I SAM-dependent methyltransferase is translated as MSNETRLLQHIQSSIADDSFVRLTLSKPTDQKGILKKVIVSLASIKKETQLSFIYRHKTNDITKNQPIKEGLVTIESQLSGEFEIANLFTTSSDFAYERNGGKSRLKEKPATFKTAPNRGHDKEKRHLIQGTDYLQLLGVLDKNGRVLKDKGDKFKQINKFVEVIESLLKNHELASSKKSIRVVDMGSGKGYLTFALYDYLANQLKLDASVAGVEVRQDLIDKCNGIAKSVGFEQLNFELGYIGDYALDSTDMLIALHACDTATDDAIAKGMAANAELIICAPCCHKQVRKSMTDSQGLDSLLQHGILKERQAEIVTDAIRALLMESKGYKTKVFEFISTEHTGKNLMIVGQKRKKTANPQQYLDEVEKLKQQFGIKEHYLESLL
- a CDS encoding methylmalonyl-CoA mutase family protein, with the protein product MQDVAPYKPKNKIRIVTAASLFDGHDAAINIMRRIIQSTGCEVIHLGHDRSVEEVVNTAIQEDAQAIAMTSYQGGHNEYFKYMYDLLKEKGAEHIRIFGGGGGVILPEEIKELMEYGVTRIYSPDDGRAMGLQGMINDMVERCDFATGENLNGEVNHIAEKDVKSIARVISAAENFPEASKAHLDQVHEMATKVEAPVLGITGTGGAGKSSLVDELVRRFLIDFKDKNIAIVSVDPSKRKTGGALLGDRIRMNSINNERVYMRSLATRQSNLALSKHVREAVQVLKAAQYDLIILETSGIGQSDTEILDHSDVSLYVMTPEYGAATQLEKIDMLDFADVIALNKFDKRGALDALRDVKKQYQRNHGLWTVNVDEMPVFGTIASQFNDPGMNSLYKVIMDKVVERTGTELNSTFEITNEMSEKIFVIPPKRTRYLSEISENNRAYDSKALSQADIADKLYGLHKSIETLENSEIEDKDRLIKGLQESFEKIKLDFDPHNWQLIEQWEEKKKKYTDPVYSFKVRDKEIKIQTHSESLSHTQIPKVSLPKFRSWGDVLRWSLQENVPGEFPYTAGIYPFKREGEDPTRMFAGEGGPERTNRRFHYVSLGMPAARLSTAFDSVTLYGNDPDHRPDIYGKIGNAGVSICCLDDAKKLYSGFDLSNPTTSVSMTINGPAPMLLGFFMNAAIDQQCEVYIKENGLEKEVEAKIKKIYEDKGVARPQYQGELPEGNNGLGLMLLGVTGDQVLPAEVYEPIKAKTLSVVRGTVQADILKEDQAQNTCIFSTEFALRLMGDVQQYFIEQSVRNFYSVSISGYHIAEAGANPITQLAFTLANGFTYVEYYLSRGMDINAFGPNLSFFFSNGIDPEYAVIGRVARRIWAKALKHKYGANPRAQMLKYHIQTSGRSLHAQEIDFNDIRTTLQALYAIYDNCNSLHTNAYDEAITTPTEESVRRAMAIQLIINKELGLAKNENPMQGSFITEELTDLVEEAVLVEFDRITERGGVLGAMETMYQRSKIQEESLYYETLKHTGEFPIIGVNTFLSSKGSPTVLPKEVIRATEEEKEYQITMLNQLHEGNASRTEEIIKRLQTAAIQNENLFEELMEACKYCSLGQITSALFEVGGQYRRNM